One window of the Rhipicephalus microplus isolate Deutch F79 chromosome 2, USDA_Rmic, whole genome shotgun sequence genome contains the following:
- the LOC142796498 gene encoding uncharacterized protein LOC142796498 isoform X4: protein MERGPKKRKRGPYKTYLNPKSQFQLPRSTARACPPTGASPSMPSSSDEADSDTERADPPSRTTSLKSRNSHIASPGSERPESEEDFPESDNEPVTSSGGRLGSSAGSAMEAPAAAPEAQEQRNSADPSQKFPAREPHAPADEVILLRLIS from the exons ATGGAGCGCggtccgaagaaaagaaagagaggacccTACAAGACTTATTTAAATCCCAAGTCTCAGTTCCAGCTACCAAGGAGCACCGCACGCGCTTGCCCGCCGACC GGTGCCAGCCCTAGCATGCCTTCTTCGAGTGATGAGGCAGACAGCGACACTGAAAGGGCAGATCCACCAAGTCGAACAACATCACTGAAGAGCCGGAATAGTCACATAGCTAGTCCGGGCTCCGAACGTCCGGAAAGTGAAGAAGATTTCCCCGAGTCCGATAATGAGCCG GTAACGTCAAGTGGAGGCCGGTTAGGCTCGTCAGCTGGCAGTGCTATGGAAGCTCCTGCTGCAGCCCCTGAAGCACAAGAGCAGAGGAACAGCGCTGATCCGTCACAGAAATTTCCTGCACGCGAGCCTCACGCCccagcagatgaagttattttactAAGGCTTATCAGTTAA
- the LOC119172216 gene encoding uncharacterized protein LOC119172216, with protein MITHVRVRYEDDKKIGTVPIEDVKDFFPRHQQDFKSKSLYLVKWTDDSGDSDYYRARILALGESEDFAETEARERTRIPKRVYSPASSDYENEAESPIKEKTKNKTTSGAEARLLQLLKSKKENMKRQAKNQDGPHSKKHHKEAMDSGRLQGAHETIDNLEEQVEKKSTIIRQLRKQNEEKDREMAQLRRLNMELQDKVISALEDMKGCRIMKRIMDGSQSSPSVSEDLQDTLTERALRPGSSNPQPNDSETMVFYLECQ; from the exons atgattaccCACGTTCGAGTCCGGTACgaagatgataaaaaaattgGAACGGTGCCAATAGAAGACGTTAAAGATTTCTTCCCCCGTCACCAGCAAGACTTCAAGTCCAAATCCCTCTATTTAGTCAAATGGACGGACGACAGTGGAGACAGCGATTACTATAGGGCCCGGATTCTGGCACTGGGAG AATCGGAGGACTTCGCGGAGACAGAGGCCAGAGAGAGAACGCGTATTCCGAAGAGGGTTTATTCGCCGGCGTCTTCGGACTACGAGAATGAAGCGGAG AGCCCTatcaaagaaaaaacgaaaaacaaaacaacaagtgGTGCAGAGGCACGCCTGCTTCAGCttttaaaaagcaagaaagaaaatatgaAGAGGCAGGCGAAAAATCAAGATGGGCCACATTCTAAAAAGCACCACAAAGAAGCAATGGACAGTGGGCGCCTTCAGGGGGCTCATGAAACCATTGATAACCTTGAAGAGCAGGTAGAGAAAAAATCTACCATCATTCGCCAACTGcgaaaacaaaatgaagaaaaagacagGGAGATGGCTCAACTCAGAAGACTGAACATGGAGCTTCAGGACAAGGTTATTTCTGCACTGGAAGACATGAAAG GCTGCAGAATTATGAAAAGGATCATGGATGGCAGCCAGTCGAGCCCCTCCGTGTCTGAGGATCTACAAGACACCTTGACAGAGCGAGCCCTTCGCCCAGGTTCATCCAATCCGCAACCGAATGACAGTGAAACAATGGTATTCTATCTGGAATGTCAATAA